ACACAGAAAGACTGATTTCAATAAATCTTATTTATAAATCCTTACTGTATGTGATCTTCAATTGCATAAGAAAAGAACTCAGATGACAAacttaagaataaaaaaaatgcagggGTTACCATTAaccattagcaaaaaaaactggaacatTATAGACAAAGGGTAATCTTCTCACATAACAATAAACACCTCAACACGTTAagcttcccaaaaaccccttaTCTTATACAGGAGAAAACGAAGCCAAATTAACGTTGCACAAAGTCATTGTACACAGACGTTTCGGAAGATGAGCTAAACGAGCCTGTTCCGAGGAGGTGACATCTCTCAAGGATTGAATAACACCGAACGTGTTTCGACTACCCCATTTACACGCGGAACTTGAATTATAGGCCACAGGGAAAGTATATACACACATCTTTCAGGTCAGAACTAATTGCACGTACTCTGAATGGTTCGATTCGAGGCAGGCAGTAAGGACACATCATCCCCGGGAGTCGGGATGAGGGATGGCGCTAGCAGAAGggtgttctgtttttattaatGAACCACAGATGTTGTCTTGTTTCCCCGGGGGATTTTCACCAGtaccagggtttttttttattagtccTTTCCAAATCTGGGATCCGAGTTCCGGTGTATAAAACCCTTATGCAGCATAACAGACACTTATCTCGCCTATTCCATTTCGGGGGTAGAGTGAATAGCAAAGAAGGTAAAACACATGGAACTAAGCAACGCCATATCTCACCTTCCAACTGAATCAGCTATAAAGAGATggcttttatgttttgcttccaaACTTCAACTTCCTACAAACCTCAGCTTCTGGAGTGCTTTATTGGACTTCGAGTAAAATATGTCCAGCGACCGCTCTTTGCCGTCGACAGGTAAgagtgttttgttgctttgagGAACAGCAACTTCtgaagggggaaaaagaaagcaaaacccaaaaaccctaAGCGACCGTTATGAGTTCTTAAAAAGCCCTTAAGAAGCATAACAAATCGGTgacttcccccaaaaaacgccGTAATGTACAAGGAACTCCCTTTTTAAAaccattatttttacatttttcattaaCTTTTTAGCAGCTTGTAAAAGTGTTTGCAACTTTTTGGAACAaattttaacttaaaaaaaatgccaaggaaaaaaatggatcGTAGCACACAGAGCACTTTTTACTTTGAAAGATCTTCCTGAGGATGAAGAACAGATGAtccatttttcaacaaatcatTCACACATGTGTGCGTTGCGCGTGTGCATTACTGGCTTGGTGCTTGTGAAGAGGATTCATTGCTAAAGGAAATGCTGGAAAACTCTTCCTCCTATTAACATCCGGTGCagtgcaacagcagcatccggAACATCCCGATAAGGATTCGACGATGGAGTGAAAACCTCACAGCATCAGCTCGAAAGCATCACAAACCATGGTAAGAGACACAATTTCTTCGACGTGTTGCTTTACATTTCAAGCAGCCACAGTAAGGATAAGTGACTTACCTTCTTCCATCATTGCTAATGTTTCATCTCTGGCGGAAGTATACCATCCTTCCGGTTCACGATTTATTACCAGCCTGGTGGTACAGGGAAAGATTATTTCTTTACCCTTATTGGAtggttcgttattttttttacctcgaGGCAAAAAGATAAGAAACATTCACTCCACCACTTGAAAACTTTGCCGGGGAGTTGTCGTCCACCACCAGGCGATTTTCCACTATTGGAGATGTTTGCCCGAAACGGttccactgttttttttttttcactttgcttCTCCGGTGCTTTATATGCTCATCACTGAACAGTTTAATTTTACGATTAGAAATGCGTTACTACACCATCTCAAGAGGcttccaacaacaaaaaattaaagacaCATGTTGGTTGCGTTCCTCGTTATCTATCTTCCAGTGTGGGAAGGGCCAATAGGTTCAAGTTTAACTGATTTCGTTTTTGCTCCACTTTCCCACTTAACCAAAATCGCTTTTTCGCGTTTTTGTATTGAATTGGTTTCGATTTCTTACGATGTACGATGCAATTAACTTTTTATGCTTTATACAATTatattcattttctttaattattgTTTCACTACATCACTGTAACTATCTTAAACACTTGCACGTTACTGAAATacacattaaatatttaaaaaataagcaaacaattaataatgaaaatttcaacTTCAGAAGGCAGTCAGAGATAAGCTGTAGCATATGGTTGCGCTGTTCGGAATGAAGATTcacattttatattatttcttcgtatgctttctttcttctcgcGCCCAACCGTTACCGGCGTGACGTGATCGAGAATGTATTACTTTTTGGTATACTAGCGGAACACTCGAAACGATGTTGCTTTTCTCCGATATTGGTTCCATTCGGAACCGAGATCGCTGTGTTCTGCTTGCAATGAATGTGCGCCCCTATGGAATGGCCATAAATCACGATGGTACTATGTCCGGAGGCATCGAATATGCgttttttgcttccctccCCACGAACGGTACACGCGCGGCAACAAATCCAGAATGAAACGCTGTTTTTGTATTCAAATGACAGAGTTCGGTGGTTCGATCACGTTCTCCTGGGCCCTATACCACCATCACACGAACGGGCAGGCACGGTTTGTGCGCAAACAACATTGTTTACTTTTATGCTTGCGTTTGCCTTACCGATTCGTCCCATTTTCGCATAAACAATTGCAAACGAAAGAGTGGCTGTAAGATTGATAACACTACCGGCTGCAACATTGTGACACTTTTGTACAATTGCACCTACTAACGTTAAACAAAAGAACCgagtgtacttttttttgttatgcttaTTTTGTACAACGGAAGAATGTACAACTGCTCACGCACCGATAACGCTACGATGAAATATTTACGTCGTCTGGTACAATCCCGATCGCGACGGCGGACGAAACACGCACACCCTTCACGTTCAACgttcaaattttgtttggcacGATACACCGGCCCAAAGCAAACAATTGGTACACGTTCAGTTCAACTCGGTTGCGAGCCCTGCAATATGTGTACGGCTCACCAATACACTGTCGTTCGCGGAGAACTGTCAACATCATGACAGCTTCAGCACTGTTTAAGACACTGTCATTTACAGTAGTGCACCAAACATTGTCCGAATTAAGAATAATTTATCGTAAAATAACGATTAAAcaatagaatatttttataaaatattaaaattaatattaaaaatattacaaaaaataatacaaagaaTAAATATTCGTAGAAAACATTAGTATTATAGAAGCAAAATTCTAGTATAGTACCAATTACAAGTAAGAATGTACTCGTATTGTTAGATATCGATAAAAGTAATACTTTTAAGTATTTCAAGAAGAGCCAATGTTGCAATTTCCCAAATAAGTGCCAAATGTTTCTTTCGTTGGCTGTTGGCTCATAATATCTTCGCTTCGTTGACTTAATCCAAGCGGTTCCACGGACTGCGGCTTTCGACGTTCGACATTTATTTAGAGTTTTGCCACTAATCAATAAGCTCTCAAACCGTTccattttttcgtttatttatttcatttccttttctgcttatgtgttttttttgttgttccgcTCCAGTTATGGTGGATCTCGATCTTCCCTTTACCCCGAATGTGAATGTTCGAATGTCTCTCTTAATAACTGTATCGTTTTCTTCTAGCTTCTGTTTTCTCTTGCACttagtaaaaattaaaaaaaagaggtgTGACTTTGCTGATCATGTccttttctctgtttttctgtttctcaTCCGTGAGTAGATATAGAGCTGAtgataatagtaataataaataGAGGAAGCGAACAATCTATGTTCTGTATCGCATCTCCATCAATTCTGCAACGTTCGCTTGTACTGTGCCTTCCCCCACCACACCGCACGGTGCGCGCACGTACTCCTTTTTTATACTTTGCTAATTTTATATGTTCTTGAATTTATCCCCCggtggaaagcaaaacagaaccccaaaaaaagcactgcattgccaaacaaaaccaaatgaaTGCTAAACCATCGGAAACCATATACATACTGCCTGGACTGCTACAGTAGTttgtagtaatagtagtagctTTAGTAGTAATTGGAACGGGTGTTTCCCTTTGATAACATAACTTCACCAACGGAACCGGAACGCTCTCTTTTCGGAGgcgaacaaacgaaaacaaaaaacatcctcTTAGTGTGTCCATTTCTTATTGGAGGCGCGGTGGCCTTCACTCTGGTCGCTCCTAATAGTGTGCTGGTTTGGTTTGATGCATGTCTTTCCGCTCATGTTCCTTTCCAGTGTCCCATGGACAGTTAACGGGGAGGGGGCGAGGGGTCGAAAAGATCGACTTCGTGTGCTTCACGTTCAGCGGGGAATGGGTTTATATTATCCTAAAGGTCTATGTATTGGTTTGCTGTCTggtggcaaaaacaaaaccggtgCAATCTGCACCGATTTCCCCACCCTAGAGTGCTGCGCGTTTGGggattgtgttgttttccgCACCACTTATTATTTCTTGCAGTTGACCCTCTCTTTctttatagattttttgtttacctaAACATCGTTTCATTATCTGTaattatacatatatattttcATCCTTCGTTCAGCCAAACTTGCGTGTGTCGCGCGAATCGTTCCCCTTCTGCCATCGGTGTTTCACGTGTGTCATGAGTTATTATCCTGTTGTACGTGTACGTTTGTATGTTGGGTGTGTATATGTATGTTACGTCCTTTGTCCGTCCTTCGTTTCCAAGCATAATTGTAATTTTGCCACCTGATCCACAAACACCGGCCATCAATGATAATTGCACATGCTCTAACTCGTTTATAACGTGTTGCACACCCTTTCCACAGTCGAAAATACGAATGTATAGCGCCATACGATCAAGTTATATCAAAGGTGTAATAAAAACCGTAAAGGTTATATTAGTACCGTGGGGCTATATTCGAGTGTTGTATAGAACAATAGAAGAGTGTAATCATCACACAGAAGCGCGCTTTTGAGGAGGCTTATATTTCTTCCTTTAAATGTCCACCTGCATATCTCCACATTTGCCTATCGCTTATCAAAACTCCTCGagtgttagtgtgtgtgtgtgtgtgtgtatataatgCGCTCACTTATTATTACATTGCCTGGTTAAATAATCTTCCATTTGCTCGCTGTTCCTTTGCCTATCATAACTAAGCTTAGTTTCGTCCGTACGTTTTCTGTCCCGTAGTTAAGTTAAGTGTAAACAtgttggtgtgtatgtgtacataATGTAtgctgtatgtgtttgtgtgtataatTCGTTTGCGTCAGCATGATGTTTCTTTGCTCGAGTAgattattttccattcattaaTAATGCTTCTCTGGAGGCATCACTTCTCCCGCACTTCCATCCAAAAACCAATTGGTAGCGATAGGAATATTCTTTATGAGAATGTTTCACGCATTTGCTGAATGGGGACCACTCAGTTTTCCAACAGTAACACATACAACAAATGTAACAACGCACTCAAGACCACACACCGATAAACATAGAAAACGATCCTGCTTCACACGATGCGCCTGCCTACGCTTTCTTTACCTTCTTGCACACACTATAAGCTTCTTATACTGTTTCCCCCCATATGATCCGTGTCCTCTtctgccgaaaaaaaaagaaactgaatAAACTCGATGACGTACGATGGGCGGCGATGAGGCGCGCCGGCGGACAAACGCGCGGCAACGACAGCGCGCGCATAGAGCACTTCTaactcctctctctctctctctctctccggtcaaatggatgatttcagttttgtgtttgtagtttacttgtttttttttgctgctgctaatAGCTAATTTGCTTACGCCGGCGAGCTAGCTTACTTAACGGTTTGCATTTTTCAGCTGGTTGGAAAGCCAGTCAAGTCCCTCGTACAGTCCGTCGCCGCTAGTTGCACAGGTTGCCTGAATGTACCAGTTGCGGTTTCGTAGCGAGTGTAGTCCTAGCTTGTCGGTGATTTCTGCGGCATTCATTGCGTTTGGTAGAtcctaaaacaaaaagaacagaCAAATGATAGATTGTAATCGTACGATAGTGAGAAACGGACAAAATGAAGATGCTAATTTGTGGTTTCGCGGCCCCCCTTGcggcattcgttttttttttttgttggatggaatgtaatatttttggtGATAATGAACAGTGCAAAGTACAATTCACACTTCCGGTACAAGCGAAGGAGAAGTGAACTATTTGTCAATACCACCGATCGATTAACGTGTTGATTACTCAACACCGCCGTATAGCGGTGGAACAAAGTTAAATTCTTCGGcttcatatttaatttatcgCATTGGAATTTTTGCGATCGCATACCTGTTTGTTTGCGAATATCAGTAGAACAGCATCTCTGAGCTCATCCTCGGCCAACATTCGCATCAGTTCTTCCCGGGCCTCACCGATACGCTCTCTGTCGTTACTATCGACCACGAAGATAAGTCCCTGTTGTGGAATATAGAATTAATATTGTTAGAGGATGTTTTCCACGCCAACGAACACCAACGAGGTGACCAACGAGTGTTCACAAACATACTTGTGTGTTTTGGAAGTAATGCCTCCACAGGGGCCGGATCTTATCCTGGCCACCCACATCCCACACCGTAAAACTAATGTTTTTATACTCTACAGTCTCCACGTTGAAACCTGCAAATGAAGAAATTCACCTTTTTACACAACTCGATCTAATGATGAAATCACAATCATTACACTTACCAATTGTAGGAATCGTTGTAACAATTTCACCTAATTTTAGTTTATACAGGATCGTGGTTTTACCGGCAGCGTCCAATCCGACCATCAAAATTCTCATCTCCTTTTTGCCGAACAATCCTTTGAACAGATTAGCGAATACGTTCCccattttgttgtgttgttatttATCGTTTATGTTGCACACCTGGAAAGAGacatggaaaataataatatcaatTTAATGCACCACCCCTTTATGTTTCATATCTGcaacttacctttttttcgtaCTATCGGAAGGATATGATCGATTTTGGgttgctctctctctttctctttagtACGCGTGTGTGCACAGAAGCTTCACACACCGGAccaataatataatataatggAATGTTTCACAGAAAGACCACAAATGGCTAAATTAACAGCTGTAGCTACTAGTAAACTAATAAACTTAATCTCTCTCCTTCGGATGGACCACGTTACACACTGTGTCTACGACTTTCTCCTCGCTTGGTTTTCTGCACACTGCCAATGGGGCCTGCTGTACTGTAGTGGAATTTATTGTAGGCGATATTTCAGTTCTTTGCTAAAGAAACATTAACGCACAGTAGACACACGCGTCGTTGCacacacttccttttttttccaaactgttggaaattattttaatgggctttttttgttgtatcgaAGTTGCGTCCAGCCTAGTATAATATCTGGAAAGacaagaaaatttttaaattattattttatgcatCGAGCAGTTCGCCGGTTTCATATTTCTCCGACAGGTGCGTGCCCatttataacaaaatcaaTACCGATTTGCCCACAAATCAATTCATATCAAATCCCCTGTGTTTTCGTGAGCCGTGAGTCCGTTCAGCACGTTTCATATAACCGTGAACTGTATGGCTATTTGTATCACGTGATGTTCCACCTTTGCGATAATGAATCATATCAGGGGAAAGTTGTTAAATTCGCAACATTATAACAGAAGGTAGACTGTTGGCTATAGTTGTTGAGATGAAAAGTTTTAACAGCTTATTGCTATCGATTGTTTCAAACCGTGTTAGGCTGTTTCCtttaatttagaaaattttaaagatCTTTTTAATGGATCCATCACAATCATTCCTTTCAATTCCAGCTTTGAACAGGCGAACTCAGAGCGACTCGGTTGACTCAACCTTTTAATGCTGCCGGTGGAGAAAGCATCAACTTAAACGACTTTACCCCACATAAGCTGCGATActgacacacaaacacaatcgcACACAGAAAATCGAGCCTAAtggcccacacacacacagtcgaCCGACTTGCCGTCGGAAAATTTTCTACCCCATCTCACGGGGGCATCGTATTTGGATCCTCTTTCTCCCTTTGGCAAGCATTATTTTCTTTGCCTCTTCCGGCCTTTTTCCATTATCTTCATCGTTGTGGCTGATTGACACAGGCGCGTTCAAAACTCCAGCTAAAGCAGCTTTTTTGGGGGCTCTCTTGTGTGTCTGCCGTCCCGCTCTTTCATGTTGCTGTTAACATTCGACGACGCAAATGGGTGGCTTCCCGTCCGTGCGCCTGTAGTGGTGCGAACGctttgctgtgtgtgtatgtgcgcgtgTGTAAGTCGAGCGGCTTTATAGTGAAGTAACGTGTACATAGGTCGGGTTCTACGGTGAATCAGCGATGCCACCGCCGCAGCAATCTCTCCAGCATGAGATTGGTGGGCATCAGCTTAACCACGGGTTATTCTCTTATCGGAAATTAGCATTCCCTGCAAATCAAATCCCATCACAGATTGTTCTAATTAACGCCCATTTTTTCATGTCTAGGCTGATAACAATGTTCTGGGTTGGTTTAGGGCATCTTGGTGGCAATGCCATGAGTTTTGCCGTTTCGCTTAAGCTTCCCAGATGATTAATTCTAGGTCCGAGATCTTTCCGTTTAATGTCCAGTGCACTTGTCCGCTTGGTCCACCCTCAGATGTGGCATTGTTCTTCTGTCCGTTCTCGGCTTTTCTTATGCTTAGCTCGCACTTgctccaacacacacacgcacacacgctccgtctctctctctctatctcttttctTCCACTCGCTTGAACACGTCAGAGCGCAACGGTGAAATACACCCTGGCACCTTATTTTTCGATACAGTAACACTGCAAATTGAGCTTAATTCATGcagaacaaagaaaatccgCATACAGGTTATATCTAATGTTGAACATGATCACATTTTAATGCTCAAACTTTCATTAATGTACTGTAAAACTAAATTATTAGACTTCTTTCTCCTCTTAGCAGCGAGCGATAGTGAgaatgatgacgatgatgatgatgacttTGCTCCAATAGTCATACACaacgcgtacacacacacatacgcacacattcATGCACACACGGATCCGCTGACGACGGCAACGAAAAACCACCACGAATAACCGACCAGTGAGAAAACGAAGAAGCAGCACGGCTAGCCCAAGATGGCGACTGTACGGGTTACCGCTAGGCGACAGTCGCGTGCACAGTTAATCCGTTTTAACGCTTCACCCGCCGTGCATTACGCACGAAAATTTAGCTCTCAACATCCACGGCACACTCATCGACGTGCTGAAATCCCTTTTCAGCGATTCACTTACGTACTTTCTTAGCTATTCGCGGCCAAACCCTAGTGCTCGCGGTTTCGACCTATTCCGTCACTTTTCGCCACCACGAATTACATTCAAAGCTCGATCTAACTTTCGACTCTcggcacacgcacacacgcgcacattCCGCTTTTTCGCCCACCTATTGACAGTCTGCCGAATGTCGATTCTACGTTTTGTCGATTTTCGCTGCCACGTTGGCCGACATGTGGCAGGTTTATTACAGGTCGTTCAATTCTTACATTAACGTTGCTTTCCACCGTGTTGTCTACATTCAACCgctgttttctcttttcataaaaaaatgttaattgtaAATAGAACACTTATAGCAGGACACAAAAGGATGTGACGAAAACAACATCTATAATGGTGTATATAGTTGATCGTACTcaacaaaaatgataaaaactaCATTCAAAGACCGTATGATGGTTCCATCTGGTAGttataaaatcaacaaaacaatgaaacaaaactttcATCGTTCTAGAGAGTGTAAACCATTTTCTTGGCTTAAAAGACACGGACGTTCTATTGTaacaaaacgatatttttaaaactgatAGTATACAACCCATAGTACCAGTATCACACACCGTTCACTACAGTCCAGGCAAAGAAAGCGGTAAAAAATTATACCGACACTTCCTTTCTGCAGATTGTACCATATTGACACTAATTCAGGCTCGGGAAACAATTTGGTGACGCAGCACGCTCTTCTATTGTACCATTGTACATTACTTTAAATAGAATACTTTTCACTTTACAAGCAAAATTTTCGATTTTACACATCGTTCACAGAAACCTTCGCAGCACACCATCTTGCTCCATCCCGCAatacgaaacataaaacatattacGAAGTTTCTTCCTGTTCTTCTATGATACGTACACCTGCAACAATTGATCCAAACGCAACTAAATGCATTTCTGCAATGGAGTTAACCGCAATTTATAATGCTctttaaattttcccaaacgaaaaacaacgtAGCCTAATGAATCGCAGTATCCACGTCGTCAAATGCCACACTGTTTGTCGTCGTCACAAAGAAATGTGTATGGAACCTCTCGTATAGGGTTTAAACACAATCAAATGTCTGCAGTAAGCTAAGATGCACACCTTCGATTAACTAGGATGGATTATCGCCAACTTTGGATGATACGGAACgcaaatgcaaaaccgaaTGATTTGGATGTTGTGATTTGCTGCCCTTCGCACCGCAACTACTGACGATTCATTTGATGACATATGCCAATCGCACTGCAGATCATTCGATCGGACATTTGGGCAGCATGTTGCGATATACCTAGTTTTACTTAACACCTAACGATCGGGTGTACTGCCTTTTAGTGACCCGGTTGTgtatatttaacaaaataaatttgttaacaTCGTCTTTCCAGTGCAATACGATATTGCGGAAATTTTGCTGAAGATATTTAAAATGACCGTTGAATACTGTTCGGAGGCGCACGTAGAATTCAGCAATGTAAAATATCTTTTCATCTTACTAAATACTTactaaaggaaaaatattcagTGCTTTAGAGCCAAATTAATCATCTGCATTACAGGGGAA
The DNA window shown above is from Anopheles funestus chromosome 3RL, idAnoFuneDA-416_04, whole genome shotgun sequence and carries:
- the LOC125768350 gene encoding ADP-ribosylation factor 1 isoform X3, with product MGNVFANLFKGLFGKKEMRILMVGLDAAGKTTILYKLKLGEIVTTIPTIGFNVETVEYKNISFTVWDVGGQDKIRPLWRHYFQNTQGLIFVVDSNDRERIGEAREELMRMLAEDELRDAVLLIFANKQDLPNAMNAAEITDKLGLHSLRNRNWYIQATCATSGDGLYEGLDWLSNQLKNANR